Proteins encoded by one window of Polaribacter haliotis:
- a CDS encoding 3-deoxy-D-manno-octulosonic acid transferase, with product MKFLYDFAIFLASLFLPIVAIFNKKITLFVDGRKETFSKIEALKNEKVIWFHAASLGEFEQARPIIEELKKKTKKHKILVTFFSPSGYEIRKNYNLADVICYLPLDSKSNARKFVKTVNPELAVFIKYEFWPNLLNELKNKKVPTILVSGILREKQLFFKSYGGFMRKSLEAFHHFFVQDINSEKLLNSINFKNVTVAGDTRFDRVSKILEQDNTLDFINEFKDDKYTIVVGSTWQEDEELLVNYINNKATEDEKFIIAPHNIKNDAILELQKSIKKKTVLYSNVISSGAEKSKNLKDYQVFIIDTIGILTKIYAAADIAYVGGGLKTGLHNILEPATFGIPVVIGNKYEKFKEAVDLVKIGGCLSIKNQQEFTSTFINLKEDVNFRNLTGIINKKYIEDNLGATKLIMNYIKTKL from the coding sequence ATGAAATTCTTGTACGATTTTGCAATTTTTTTAGCCTCACTATTTTTACCAATAGTGGCAATCTTCAATAAAAAAATAACACTTTTTGTTGATGGAAGAAAAGAAACATTTTCTAAAATTGAAGCTTTAAAAAATGAAAAAGTAATTTGGTTTCATGCAGCTTCTTTAGGTGAATTCGAACAAGCAAGACCTATAATTGAAGAATTAAAAAAGAAGACTAAAAAACATAAAATTTTAGTCACATTTTTCTCGCCTTCAGGATATGAAATTCGCAAGAATTATAATTTAGCAGATGTTATTTGTTATTTGCCATTAGATTCTAAATCGAACGCAAGAAAATTTGTAAAAACTGTAAACCCAGAATTGGCAGTTTTTATAAAATATGAATTTTGGCCAAATCTCTTAAATGAATTAAAAAATAAAAAAGTTCCTACTATTTTAGTTTCTGGAATTTTAAGAGAAAAGCAATTATTTTTTAAGAGTTATGGTGGTTTTATGCGAAAATCTTTAGAAGCATTTCATCATTTTTTTGTGCAAGATATTAATTCAGAAAAATTACTGAATTCCATCAATTTTAAAAATGTAACAGTTGCAGGAGATACTCGTTTCGATAGAGTTTCAAAAATATTAGAACAAGATAATACGTTAGATTTTATCAACGAATTTAAAGACGATAAATACACAATTGTTGTAGGAAGTACTTGGCAAGAAGACGAAGAGTTATTAGTGAATTACATAAATAATAAAGCTACAGAAGACGAGAAATTTATTATTGCACCACATAATATTAAAAATGATGCAATTTTAGAGCTTCAAAAATCAATCAAAAAGAAAACTGTTTTGTACTCTAATGTCATTTCGAGCGGAGCCGAGAAATCTAAAAATTTAAAAGATTATCAAGTTTTTATAATTGATACTATTGGTATTTTAACCAAAATTTACGCAGCTGCAGATATAGCCTATGTTGGTGGAGGTTTAAAAACAGGATTACATAATATTTTAGAGCCAGCAACTTTCGGAATTCCGGTTGTCATTGGAAATAAATACGAAAAATTTAAAGAAGCAGTAGATTTAGTGAAAATAGGAGGTTGTCTTTCTATTAAAAATCAGCAAGAATTTACTTCAACTTTTATCAACTTAAAAGAAGATGTAAATTTTAGAAACTTAACCGGAATTATCAACAAAAAATATATTGAAGATAATTTAGGAGCAACAAAATTAATTATGAATTATATAAAAACGAAACTATAA
- the rplU gene encoding 50S ribosomal protein L21, translating to MYAIVEIAGQQFKVAKDQKVYVHRLKGEEGSKVTFDNVLLLDDAGNVTLGAPAIEGASVTAQILSHLQGDKVIVFKKKRRKGYQKKNGHRQALSEIQIESIAASGTKKVTKKAAPKKAEAKVEAPKVEKKAAPKKAAKKGDDLKKIEGAGPKAAEALVAAGIDTFAKVAKTDASKLSEILTEASSRLSHIVTDTWPKQAGLAAEGKWDELKELQDRLDGGIEK from the coding sequence ATGTACGCAATCGTAGAGATAGCAGGGCAGCAGTTTAAAGTTGCAAAAGACCAAAAAGTATACGTACACCGTTTAAAAGGAGAAGAAGGATCGAAAGTTACTTTCGATAACGTTCTTTTACTTGACGATGCAGGTAACGTAACTTTAGGCGCCCCAGCTATAGAAGGAGCTTCAGTAACAGCTCAAATTTTAAGTCACTTACAAGGTGATAAAGTAATCGTTTTCAAAAAGAAAAGAAGAAAAGGTTACCAAAAGAAAAATGGTCACAGACAAGCTTTAAGCGAGATTCAAATTGAATCTATCGCAGCTTCTGGTACTAAGAAAGTAACTAAAAAAGCGGCTCCTAAAAAGGCAGAAGCTAAAGTAGAAGCTCCAAAAGTAGAGAAGAAGGCAGCTCCTAAAAAGGCAGCTAAAAAAGGTGACGATTTAAAGAAAATTGAAGGTGCTGGACCTAAAGCTGCAGAAGCTTTAGTTGCTGCAGGGATCGATACTTTTGCTAAAGTAGCAAAAACAGATGCTTCTAAATTAAGCGAAATCTTAACAGAAGCAAGCTCAAGATTATCTCATATCGTTACAGATACTTGGCCAAAGCAAGCTGGTTTAGCTGCAGAAGGTAAATGGGATGAATTAAAAGAATTACAAGATAGATTAGATGGTGGTATTGAAAAATAA
- a CDS encoding M16 family metallopeptidase: MKTKIYSIITFLFLSMSISAQIDRTKMPESGPAPTINLGTPKKFTLPNGLKVLVVENHKLPRASATLIIDNAPYSKGAKKGVEGFVGGMLGTGTTTISKEAFDKEVDYLGANISFGAENASASSLSKYFPRVLELMADAAFNPVFDQAEFDKQMKQSLEGIKSNENSVAAIASRVDQVLTYGKNHPYAEFTSEETLKNITLQDVKDLYAQKFKPNNAYLAIVGDVDFKTIKNQITKLFSGWKPGVMSAEALPEVKNPSTTEINFINMPNAVQSEVAVINAINLKVSDKDYFAALLANRILGGGGTGRVFKNLREDKAYTYGAYSGIGASRYASRFKASASVRNMVTDSSVVEFMKEINRIRYQKASQAELDLAKSTYVGGFVRSLESPNTVANNALNILINDLPADYYENYLKNINAVTLEDVQNAAIKYFRGDKARIVITGKGIDVLKNLEKTDYIIKYFDKEGNPTTKPAMTMPIPDGLTAEKVVNKYLEAIGGKDKVMSIKTTMMVANATIQGTPLVMTIKASSPNKTSQVISVMGNTVQKTVFDGTTGFSEARGQKIPMTPEQITEAKSGNALFSDLDYTSGKLVRIEPLDGKNAIVLKYNDTEVFYDMASGLKVKSVKTAKGPDGKEVAVPTVYSDYKAVNGIMFPHAIGQKMGPMDLSFIIKEIKVNEGVSDADFK; this comes from the coding sequence ATGAAAACTAAAATATATTCAATAATTACATTTTTATTCTTATCAATGAGTATTTCTGCTCAAATTGATAGAACTAAAATGCCAGAATCTGGACCAGCTCCTACCATAAACTTAGGAACTCCAAAAAAATTCACATTACCAAACGGACTTAAAGTCTTAGTGGTAGAAAATCATAAATTACCAAGAGCAAGTGCAACCTTAATTATAGACAATGCACCTTATTCTAAAGGAGCTAAAAAAGGTGTAGAAGGTTTTGTAGGAGGTATGTTAGGTACAGGAACAACAACAATCTCTAAAGAAGCATTCGATAAAGAAGTAGATTATTTAGGAGCCAATATTTCTTTTGGAGCTGAAAATGCTTCTGCAAGCTCTTTATCTAAATACTTCCCAAGAGTTTTAGAGTTAATGGCAGATGCCGCTTTTAATCCTGTTTTCGACCAAGCAGAGTTCGATAAGCAAATGAAACAATCTTTAGAAGGTATTAAGTCTAACGAAAATAGTGTTGCAGCAATTGCAAGTAGAGTGGATCAAGTTTTAACATATGGAAAGAATCATCCTTATGCAGAATTTACTTCAGAAGAGACGTTAAAAAACATCACCTTACAAGATGTTAAAGATTTATATGCTCAAAAATTTAAACCTAACAATGCCTATCTAGCAATTGTTGGTGATGTAGATTTTAAAACAATTAAAAATCAAATTACAAAGTTATTTAGTGGATGGAAACCAGGTGTAATGTCTGCAGAAGCTTTACCTGAGGTAAAAAATCCTTCTACAACAGAAATTAACTTTATAAATATGCCAAACGCAGTACAATCTGAAGTAGCGGTTATAAATGCTATAAATTTAAAGGTTTCAGATAAAGATTACTTTGCTGCTCTTTTAGCAAACCGAATTCTTGGTGGAGGAGGAACAGGTAGAGTTTTTAAAAATCTACGTGAAGATAAAGCGTATACTTATGGTGCTTATTCAGGAATTGGAGCAAGCAGATATGCTAGTAGATTTAAAGCATCTGCATCTGTGAGAAACATGGTTACAGACAGTTCTGTTGTTGAATTTATGAAAGAAATCAATAGAATTAGATATCAAAAAGCTTCTCAAGCCGAATTAGATTTAGCAAAGTCTACTTATGTTGGAGGATTTGTTAGATCTTTAGAAAGCCCTAATACTGTTGCCAATAATGCACTTAATATTTTAATTAATGATTTGCCTGCAGATTATTACGAAAATTACCTAAAAAATATTAACGCAGTAACTTTAGAAGACGTACAAAATGCTGCAATTAAATATTTTAGAGGAGATAAAGCTAGAATTGTTATTACTGGAAAGGGAATAGATGTTTTAAAAAATCTTGAAAAAACAGATTATATTATAAAATATTTCGACAAAGAAGGAAACCCTACAACAAAACCAGCAATGACAATGCCAATTCCAGATGGATTGACTGCTGAAAAAGTGGTAAATAAATACTTAGAAGCAATTGGTGGTAAAGACAAAGTTATGTCAATTAAAACTACAATGATGGTTGCAAATGCAACAATTCAAGGAACTCCATTAGTAATGACAATAAAAGCTTCTTCACCAAATAAAACTTCTCAAGTAATTTCTGTGATGGGAAATACCGTGCAAAAAACTGTTTTTGATGGAACAACTGGTTTTTCTGAAGCTAGAGGTCAAAAAATACCTATGACTCCAGAACAAATTACGGAAGCAAAAAGTGGTAATGCTTTATTTAGTGATTTAGATTATACTTCAGGTAAATTGGTTAGAATTGAGCCTTTAGATGGTAAAAACGCTATTGTTTTAAAATATAACGATACTGAAGTTTTTTATGACATGGCTTCTGGCTTAAAAGTAAAATCTGTTAAGACCGCAAAAGGACCAGATGGAAAAGAGGTTGCAGTACCAACTGTGTATTCTGATTATAAAGCAGTAAATGGAATTATGTTTCCTCATGCTATTGGTCAAAAAATGGGACCAATGGATTTAAGTTTTATTATTAAAGAAATTAAAGTAAACGAAGGAGTTTCTGATGCTGATTTTAAATAA
- a CDS encoding DMT family transporter has product MSNQQQKWFYLCLLSLVWGSSFILMKKALLGVTPIQLGALRMLFTAIFLLSVAPKSLKKIQKKHYKYIVYTALLGTFIPGFLFAFAITSIDSSIVSILNSLTPFNTLIFGAIVFGFGFKRTQLYGILIGLIGTLILILKGAALNPNQNYWFALLIIVASVGYAFNANMVKKYLNDLNALSIVTGNFLLLIIPAFVVLAFTDFFSTFSFQNEVLMQSLGYLAILSIVGTGIAKTIYNKLVHISDPVFSSSVTYLIPLVAIFWGMLDGEKLSPLQIFAGIIILLGVYLVNKKK; this is encoded by the coding sequence ATGAGCAATCAGCAACAAAAATGGTTTTATCTATGTTTACTTTCCTTAGTTTGGGGGAGTTCTTTTATATTGATGAAAAAAGCTTTGTTGGGTGTTACTCCAATTCAATTAGGTGCTTTAAGGATGCTTTTTACAGCGATTTTTTTACTTTCTGTCGCTCCAAAATCTTTAAAGAAAATTCAGAAAAAACACTATAAATACATTGTTTATACTGCTTTATTAGGAACTTTTATTCCTGGCTTTTTATTTGCTTTTGCAATTACAAGTATCGATAGTTCTATTGTTTCAATCTTAAACTCTTTAACACCTTTTAATACTTTAATATTTGGTGCAATTGTATTCGGTTTTGGATTTAAAAGAACGCAATTATATGGAATTTTAATAGGTCTAATAGGTACCTTAATTCTCATTTTAAAAGGAGCTGCTTTGAATCCGAATCAGAATTATTGGTTTGCCTTATTAATTATTGTAGCTTCAGTTGGGTATGCTTTTAATGCGAATATGGTAAAGAAATATTTAAACGATTTAAATGCACTTTCAATAGTAACAGGTAATTTTTTATTATTGATTATTCCTGCTTTTGTAGTTTTGGCTTTTACGGATTTCTTTTCTACGTTTAGTTTTCAAAACGAGGTTCTAATGCAATCTTTAGGGTATTTAGCAATTTTATCAATCGTAGGAACAGGAATTGCAAAAACTATTTATAACAAATTAGTTCATATTTCAGATCCTGTTTTTTCTTCTTCAGTAACATATTTAATTCCATTGGTGGCTATTTTTTGGGGAATGTTAGATGGAGAGAAATTAAGTCCGCTTCAAATCTTTGCTGGAATTATTATTTTGCTAGGTGTTTATTTAGTGAATAAGAAGAAGTAG
- a CDS encoding YeeE/YedE family protein — protein sequence MDFILQPWPWYVGGPLIALSLFLYFYFGKNFGASTNFETLCTMAGAGKVSDYFKKDWKERDFALLFVVGLIIGGFISATYLIPNQNIDLNPKTVQELTDLGFSNVANQYFPDEIFSEEVVFSLKGFLILILSGVLIGFGTRYAGGCTSGHAITGLSSLQLPSLLAVIGFFIGGIIAAWFIIPILF from the coding sequence ATGGATTTTATTTTACAACCTTGGCCTTGGTATGTTGGTGGGCCATTAATTGCATTGTCACTTTTTCTTTATTTTTATTTTGGAAAAAATTTCGGAGCCTCTACAAATTTCGAAACGTTGTGTACAATGGCTGGCGCAGGAAAAGTGTCGGATTATTTTAAGAAAGATTGGAAAGAACGTGATTTTGCATTGCTTTTTGTAGTCGGTTTAATTATTGGAGGTTTTATTTCAGCGACGTATTTAATTCCGAATCAAAATATAGATTTAAACCCAAAAACGGTTCAAGAATTAACAGATTTAGGGTTTAGCAATGTTGCGAATCAGTATTTTCCTGATGAAATTTTTAGTGAAGAAGTTGTGTTTTCTTTAAAAGGATTTTTAATACTAATCTTATCTGGAGTTCTAATAGGTTTTGGAACACGTTATGCAGGTGGTTGTACTTCTGGACACGCAATTACAGGTTTAAGTAGTTTACAATTGCCATCTTTATTAGCGGTAATTGGCTTTTTTATTGGCGGTATTATTGCTGCTTGGTTTATAATCCCTATTTTATTTTAG
- a CDS encoding LytR/AlgR family response regulator transcription factor, whose product MSKVKILVVEDEIIIADNICDALNDLGYNALEPAINYTEAIATIEAEKPDIAILDILLSGKKTGIDIAKKINEKYKFPFIFLTSNSDALTINQAKEVMPPAYLIKPFSKEELFSSIEIALHNFSNKIGNVNDDNLIIKDSLFIKDKGFYIKINFDEILYLKSAHVYIEMILKNDVKHVVRKSLNDILESLNDNFVRIHRGFVINTKYLEKINHTSVKIKNEEIPIGKKYREDIVKRINLI is encoded by the coding sequence ATGAGTAAGGTAAAAATATTAGTTGTTGAAGACGAGATAATAATTGCAGATAATATTTGCGATGCTCTAAATGATCTAGGCTATAATGCATTAGAACCTGCTATAAATTATACAGAGGCTATAGCAACAATTGAGGCAGAAAAGCCAGATATTGCTATTCTAGACATTCTGCTTTCAGGAAAAAAAACAGGTATTGATATTGCTAAGAAAATTAACGAAAAGTACAAATTTCCTTTTATTTTTTTAACTTCAAATTCAGATGCATTAACTATTAATCAAGCAAAAGAAGTAATGCCACCAGCTTATTTGATAAAGCCTTTTTCTAAAGAAGAATTATTTAGTTCTATAGAAATAGCATTGCACAATTTTTCAAATAAAATTGGAAATGTAAATGACGATAATTTAATTATTAAAGATTCACTCTTTATAAAAGATAAAGGTTTTTACATAAAAATAAATTTTGATGAAATTTTATATTTAAAAAGTGCACATGTTTATATAGAAATGATTCTTAAAAACGATGTAAAGCACGTAGTTAGAAAAAGTTTAAACGATATTTTAGAAAGTTTGAATGATAATTTTGTTCGTATTCACAGGGGTTTTGTTATTAACACAAAATACTTGGAGAAAATTAATCATACTTCTGTAAAAATTAAAAATGAAGAAATTCCTATTGGTAAAAAATATAGAGAGGATATAGTAAAGAGAATTAATTTAATCTAA
- the rpmA gene encoding 50S ribosomal protein L27, whose translation MAHKKGVGSSKNGRESESKRLGVKIFGGQAAIAGNIIVRQRGTTHNPGENVYMGKDHTLHAKVDGIVEFRKKKDDRSYVSITPFEA comes from the coding sequence ATGGCACATAAAAAAGGTGTAGGTAGTTCAAAGAATGGTAGAGAATCAGAATCGAAACGTTTAGGCGTAAAGATTTTTGGTGGTCAAGCAGCAATTGCTGGTAATATTATCGTTCGTCAAAGAGGAACTACACACAATCCAGGAGAAAACGTTTACATGGGTAAAGATCATACTTTACACGCAAAAGTAGACGGAATTGTAGAGTTTAGAAAGAAAAAAGACGATAGATCTTACGTTTCTATAACTCCATTCGAAGCTTAG
- a CDS encoding sensor histidine kinase, whose product MKLSLQVIMLFLVITTFSQEKKSSEKFKIYKVEEFILDKSLDSAKTYLKTFSENEYSKILQKIIDKEAISYLQQYEFFKRVSNRQTVKFEKISKYLYENIKEPSNKKKINKDYVFLQWSHVSKLRDEVGLDEASALQKSLEKYVNQFNVANVEVQKAKVRITTHPIVMFQIEQDVANGKKLCLESLKKAEEIEDKQLQIILLYHLTDFLILEGKLQEYIDVSEKSLEIENELPEKSPYYYSIIQHLIDAYVYKGDNNSRVVDLLDELYGYEPTKIQTYSLYEKLVSRLDKNSDLKNKILQKFEVKNVLELVQKFEDLGKDLNENDKFHLYNEASRALAKHKFYDNAMSYKDKAIFLTRKIYSEDLSNSLANYKTEQAVKVKEKEIAHEKEKTALYGIIALLAIVLLLITLVVLRKIRKQSKELSEKNRLIKQTLKEKELLVKEVHHRVKNNFQIVSSLLELQSKGIEDEKAKELANEGKNRIKSMALIHQKLYQNETGLVNFDDYIQLLTKELSAIYGSDNSVKTTISSTDMSFDVDTAIPLGLIINEIITNSYKYAFRNDKENKLSITINKEKNSDYKLTIEDNGPGLSNNFDVKKAKSLGLRLVNRLVKQLQGTVNQTNKNGAKFEILFKDFNTRQLVD is encoded by the coding sequence ATGAAACTTTCCCTACAAGTAATAATGCTATTTTTAGTCATTACCACATTTTCACAAGAGAAAAAATCTTCAGAAAAATTTAAAATTTATAAAGTAGAAGAATTTATTCTCGATAAATCTCTAGATTCTGCAAAGACTTATCTAAAAACTTTTTCTGAGAATGAGTACTCAAAAATTCTTCAAAAAATAATAGATAAAGAAGCTATTTCGTATCTACAGCAATACGAATTCTTTAAAAGAGTTAGCAATAGGCAAACTGTTAAATTCGAAAAAATATCTAAATATTTATATGAAAATATAAAGGAGCCATCCAATAAAAAAAAAATTAACAAAGATTACGTTTTTTTACAATGGTCTCATGTTTCTAAACTTAGAGATGAAGTAGGTTTAGATGAAGCATCTGCCTTACAAAAATCTTTAGAAAAATATGTAAATCAATTTAATGTTGCTAACGTAGAAGTTCAGAAAGCAAAAGTTAGAATTACAACGCATCCTATTGTAATGTTTCAAATAGAGCAAGATGTAGCAAATGGTAAAAAATTATGTTTGGAAAGTTTAAAAAAAGCTGAAGAAATAGAAGACAAACAACTCCAAATTATATTATTGTATCACTTAACAGATTTTCTTATACTCGAGGGAAAACTTCAAGAATATATAGATGTAAGTGAAAAGAGTTTAGAAATAGAAAATGAACTACCAGAAAAATCGCCTTATTATTACAGCATAATTCAGCACTTAATAGATGCATATGTTTATAAAGGAGATAATAATAGTAGGGTTGTAGATCTGTTGGATGAGCTGTATGGTTATGAGCCCACAAAAATTCAAACCTATTCTTTATATGAAAAATTGGTTTCGCGATTGGATAAAAATTCAGATTTAAAAAATAAAATTTTACAGAAGTTTGAAGTTAAAAATGTTTTAGAGTTAGTTCAAAAATTCGAAGATTTAGGAAAAGACCTGAATGAAAATGACAAATTTCACTTGTATAATGAAGCTTCACGTGCATTGGCTAAACATAAATTTTATGATAATGCCATGTCTTACAAAGACAAAGCAATATTTTTAACAAGAAAAATTTATTCAGAAGATCTTTCTAATTCTTTAGCAAATTACAAAACTGAACAAGCTGTTAAAGTTAAAGAAAAAGAAATAGCTCACGAAAAAGAGAAAACAGCTCTATATGGTATTATTGCTCTACTAGCAATTGTTTTATTATTAATAACACTAGTAGTTTTAAGAAAAATTAGAAAACAATCTAAGGAACTATCAGAAAAAAATAGACTGATAAAACAAACCCTAAAAGAGAAAGAATTATTAGTGAAAGAAGTGCATCATAGAGTTAAGAACAATTTTCAGATTGTTTCTAGTTTGTTAGAGTTGCAAAGCAAAGGAATTGAAGATGAGAAGGCAAAAGAATTAGCAAACGAAGGTAAAAACAGAATTAAATCGATGGCTTTAATTCATCAAAAATTATATCAAAATGAAACTGGTTTGGTTAATTTCGATGATTATATTCAACTTTTAACCAAAGAATTAAGTGCTATTTATGGATCAGATAACTCTGTAAAAACAACTATTTCTTCAACAGATATGAGTTTTGATGTAGATACAGCAATTCCATTAGGTTTAATTATTAATGAAATTATTACAAATTCTTATAAATATGCTTTTAGAAACGATAAAGAAAACAAACTTTCTATAACTATCAATAAAGAAAAAAATAGCGATTATAAGTTAACAATAGAAGATAATGGACCAGGATTATCTAATAATTTTGATGTTAAAAAAGCAAAAAGCTTAGGTTTACGTTTGGTAAATAGGTTAGTAAAACAATTACAAGGAACAGTAAATCAAACAAACAAAAATGGCGCAAAGTTCGAAATATTGTTTAAAGATTTTAATACAAGGCAACTTGTAGATTAG
- a CDS encoding M16 family metallopeptidase, which translates to MKKSILTLASALLVAFSASAQKVEFEEYDLSNGMHVILHQDNSAPIVTVGVMYHVGSKDEETGKTGMAHFYEHLLFTGTKNIERATWREIQSNRGASGNANTNWDRTYYYQTLPSNELKLALWMESERLLHPIIDQKAIDTQNEVVKEEKRQRLDNAPYGKIIYGDIYKHIFDKHNYGRPLIGFIEDLDGASLEEFQDFYKKWYMPNNAVLVITGDFEKGDTKKLVEQYFAPIPSRTKPNVVKITEPKRTTEKRVKEYDSNIQLPIIGLAYVTPSMKERDAKVLDVISTVLSNGKSSRLYKKMVDDKKNALQAFSFARALEDYSVYLVAAMHTGKLPVNDLIKDMDEEILKIQTELISDEDLQKVRNQFENTFVSSNDNVEDIAASLATNYMLVGDTNRINKELEIINSITKEEIREVAKKYLGKNSRVVIEYLPASQKK; encoded by the coding sequence ATGAAAAAAAGTATTTTAACTCTTGCTTCAGCTCTGTTAGTTGCATTTTCTGCAAGTGCACAAAAAGTTGAATTTGAGGAGTATGATTTAAGCAATGGAATGCATGTAATTTTGCATCAAGACAATAGTGCTCCTATAGTAACAGTGGGTGTTATGTATCATGTAGGTTCTAAAGATGAAGAAACTGGTAAAACTGGTATGGCACACTTTTACGAACATTTACTTTTTACAGGAACAAAGAATATCGAAAGAGCAACTTGGAGAGAAATTCAATCTAATAGAGGCGCTAGTGGAAATGCTAACACCAATTGGGATAGAACTTATTACTACCAAACTTTACCTTCTAACGAATTAAAGTTAGCTTTATGGATGGAGTCTGAGCGTTTATTACACCCTATTATCGACCAAAAAGCAATAGACACCCAAAATGAAGTTGTAAAAGAAGAAAAAAGACAACGTTTAGACAATGCTCCTTATGGTAAAATAATTTATGGAGATATTTACAAGCATATTTTTGATAAACATAATTATGGAAGACCTTTAATTGGTTTTATTGAAGACTTAGATGGTGCTTCATTAGAAGAATTCCAAGATTTTTATAAAAAATGGTATATGCCAAACAATGCTGTTTTAGTAATTACCGGAGATTTTGAAAAAGGTGATACAAAAAAATTAGTAGAGCAATATTTTGCACCAATTCCATCCAGAACGAAACCAAATGTTGTAAAAATTACTGAACCAAAAAGAACTACTGAAAAAAGAGTTAAAGAATATGATTCTAATATTCAACTACCTATTATAGGTTTAGCTTATGTAACTCCTTCTATGAAAGAAAGAGACGCTAAAGTTTTAGATGTTATTTCTACTGTTTTAAGTAATGGTAAAAGTTCTAGATTATACAAGAAAATGGTCGATGACAAGAAAAATGCACTACAGGCATTTTCTTTCGCAAGAGCATTAGAAGATTACAGTGTTTATTTAGTTGCTGCTATGCATACAGGTAAATTACCTGTTAACGATTTAATTAAAGATATGGATGAAGAGATTTTAAAAATACAAACTGAGTTAATTTCTGATGAAGATTTACAAAAAGTAAGAAATCAGTTTGAGAACACCTTTGTTTCTTCAAACGATAATGTAGAAGACATTGCAGCATCTTTAGCTACTAATTATATGTTAGTTGGCGACACAAATAGAATTAATAAAGAGTTAGAAATTATTAACTCTATTACAAAGGAAGAAATTAGAGAAGTTGCAAAAAAATACTTAGGTAAAAATAGTAGAGTTGTAATTGAGTATTTACCAGCATCTCAAAAGAAATAA
- a CDS encoding YeeE/YedE thiosulfate transporter family protein codes for MKNIKFLILGIFFAIVLSKTEAISWYRFYEMFRFQSFHMFGIIGGAVVISAIIMQLFKSGKIKDINGNKIVPKPKKKGFISTILGGTLFGLGWGISGACAAPIFVILGFKFLPALILLVGALLGAFLYGIISRKLPN; via the coding sequence ATGAAAAACATAAAATTTTTAATACTCGGAATCTTTTTCGCAATTGTATTAAGTAAAACAGAGGCAATTTCTTGGTATCGTTTTTACGAAATGTTCCGTTTTCAATCTTTTCATATGTTTGGAATTATTGGAGGAGCAGTTGTAATTTCAGCAATAATTATGCAATTGTTTAAAAGCGGAAAAATAAAAGATATCAATGGAAACAAAATTGTTCCAAAACCAAAGAAAAAAGGATTTATAAGTACTATTTTAGGAGGAACATTATTCGGTTTAGGCTGGGGAATTTCTGGAGCTTGTGCAGCACCAATTTTTGTAATTCTTGGTTTTAAATTTTTACCAGCTTTAATTTTATTAGTAGGTGCACTTTTAGGAGCTTTTCTATATGGAATTATAAGTAGAAAACTTCCAAATTAA